A genomic stretch from Falco cherrug isolate bFalChe1 chromosome 1, bFalChe1.pri, whole genome shotgun sequence includes:
- the POLDIP2 gene encoding polymerase delta-interacting protein 2: MSGCAARRYVAAALGRCRARGLPLWEQPPARGPRLPPRPGAAALPLLLPRRHLSSRNRPEGKVLEPVGVFEAPKQHGKYETGQLFLHSVFGYRGIVLFPWQARLYDRDVASPVTEKSENVAGHGSKEVKGKTHTYYQVLIDARDCPHISQRSQTEAVTFLANHDDSRALYAIPGLDYVSHEDILPYSSTDQVPIQHELFERFLMYDQTKVPPFVARDTLCAWQEKNHPWLELSDVHRETTENIRVTVIPFYMGMREAQNSHVYWWRYCIRLENLDSEVVQLRERHWRIFSLSGTLETVRGRGVVGREPVLSKEQPAFQYSSHVSLQASSGHMWGTFRFERPDGSHFDVRIPPFSLESNKDEKTPPSGLHW, encoded by the exons ATGTCGGGCTGCGCGGCGCGGCGGTAcgtggcggcggcgctgggccGGTGCCGGGCCCGCGGGTTGCCGCTCTGggagcagcccccggcccgcggcccGCGGCTCCCCCCGCGCCCGGGGGCTGCGGCCCTGCCGCTGCTGTTGCCGCGGCGGCACCTCTCGTCGCG GAACCGTCCTGAGGGCAAAGTGCTGGAGCCGGTGGGGGTGTTCGAGGCACCCAAGCAGCACGGCAAATACGAGACGGGTCAG CTATTTCTTCACAGTGTGTTTGGCTATCGAGGAATAGTCCTGTTTCCTTGGCAAGCCAGGCTTTATGATCGAGATGTGGCTTCTCCTGTCACAGAGAA GAGCGAGAATGTGGCAGGCCATGGTTCCAAAGAGGTCAAGGGCAAAACGCATACTTACTATCAGGTGCTAATAGATGCCCGGGATTGTCCACATATA TCCCAGAGATCGCAGACGGAAGCAGTGACGTTCCTGGCAAATCATGATGACAGCAGAGCTCTCTATGCTATACCAG GTTTAGACTATGTAAGCCATGAAGATATCCTTCCCTACAGCTCCACTGATCAAGTGCCCATCCAACATGAGCTCTTCGAGAGGTTTCTCATGTACGACCAAACAAAAG TTCCACCTTTTGTAGCAAGGGATACGCTGTGTGCTTGGCAGGAGAAGAACCATCCCTGGCTAGAGCTTTCTGATGTGCACCGAGAAACCACGGAGAACATCCGCGTCACAGTTATCCCCTTCTATATGGGCATGAGG GAAGCCCAGAATTCCCATGTCTACTGG TGGCGCTACTGTATTCGCTTGGAGAACCTTGACAGCGAAGTGGTACAACTCCGAGAACGGCACTGGAGGATATTTAGCTTGTCTGGCACTTTGGAAACTGTCAGGGGCCGTGGCGTTGTAGGAAGG GAGCCAGTTTTGTCCAAAGAACAGCCGGCATTTCAGTACAGCAGTCATGTCTCCCTGCAGGCATCCAGCGGTCACATGTG GGGTACTTTTCGATTTGAGAGGCCTGATGGCTCCCACTTTGATGTCCGAATCCCACCCTTTTCTCTGGAAAGCAACAAAGACGAGAAGACCCCTCCCTCCGGCCTTCACTGGTAG